The nucleotide window ACATAAGCGATTTTGAGCTTTATCTCTCTCTCCCGGCTGCCCAGCTGGAGATTGTGGCTCGTTCGCTGCAAAAACTGGCACAGAAAAGCATACCTGAAGCGCGCCATAAAATCTATATGCCGCCCGTTATGGAAAAAGTAGGCGTCCAAAAGAAGAATACCTTGGATGTCCCGGCGATTCAGATCAACATCGATGCTGCCAACTGTTTAGGAGAAGGCCTGTGTGCCGACTTTTGCCCCTACGGCGTGTTCGTTATGGAAGAACAAGACGGCCGCCCGGTACCAATTGTCAAGAACCCGGAGCGTTGTACTGCCTGCTACACCTGCGTAGGCCAGTGTCCGGCAGGGGTTATCCAGGTTTTGCAGCAATAGTATATCCCGGGGGGTACCGGTCCATAGGTAAAAAGAAGACGTTAATTTTATCTACGGAGGGGACAGCAATTTTGGAAAAAAGAATTATAATCAGAGATATTCTCAACAAATGCCTGGACGGTGGGATACCTACCAGGGAAGAGGCAATAGCCTTAGTGCAGGTTGAGCTGGACAGCGAAGAATTTTATTCCCTTTGCTATGTGGCTAATAAACTTAGCCGGGAGCACTTCGGCAATAAAGGCGATGTCGTTGCCCAGATCGGGCTTGATTATGCTCCTTGCTCCCGCAATTGCGGTTTTTGTTCTTTCGGTCGTGATGCAGGAGTAGTCAAGGAACGCCTGGAATGGGATACGGATACAGTTGTAAAAGCAGCCCTGGCCATGGTAGAAGCAGGGGCTAACGGCATCTACCTCATGACGACGGCTGATTACCCATTCAAGAAATTTATCGCCATTGCTGCCGCAGTACGCGAAGCCGTGGAGGACGATATTCCGTTAATAGCTAATATAGGTGATTTTAATTATGAGCAGGCGCAAAAATTAAAGGAGGTTGGTTTTTCCGCCGTTTATCATGCCCTCAGGTTAAGGGAAGGGACAGATACCGGTATTCCCAGAACGAAGCGCGAGGAGACAATTGCCAACGCCAGAGCCGTCGGCCTGGCTGTCCAGGTGTGCCTTGAACCCGTAGGACCGGAGCATACTCCCGAAGAAATGGTTGAGCAGATGTTCTGGGCCAGAGAGATTGGCGCCACCTTTAACGGTGCCATGAAAAGGACGGCAGTCCCGGGGACACGCCTGGCAGGCCTCGGGGAGATATCTTTCCGGGAGTTGGCACGCCTGATTGCCGTTACGCGCCTGGTGATGGGCGACCGGGCCACTGCCCACTGCACCCATGAGCCCAACCTGCCGGCCCTGATGGCGGGTGCCAACCTTATCTGGGCCGAAGCCGGGCCGAATCCCAGGGATGTCCTGCCTGATACCGCTGCCGGGCGGGGCCAGAGCGTAAGGAAATGTCAGGAAATACTTTTTGAAGCCGGATACGATCTGCGGCAGGGCGCCACCCCTTCTGCCTATCCTGCCGGTTAAAGGGGAGGGAGAAAGAATGGCGGCGACCTTTAAACTCCTCGGTACCGGCGCCGGTCCGGGAGTACCGTCCTTTTATTGCAACTGCATTGCCTGTCAGGAGGCCAGGGAAAATCCACGCTTTAGCCGGACACGGAGCGGGGCTATCCTGGATTTGGGAGAGAAGAAAATTCTTATCGACGCGTCGCCGGACTTACGTCACCAGCTTTTGCGAGAAAAGATTGATGAGCTATCATGTATTTTTCTCACTCACTGGCATTACGACCATTTTGGCGGTTTGGGTGAAGTGGAATTCTATGTTCGGCTGGTACGTCATGAACCTTTAACCCTCTACCTGCCGCCCAGCGCCGTAGAGGAATATCAGGCCGCCTTTCCGCACCTTCAGGATGTCCTGGTACCTGAACCATGGCAGTTTGGACGTTGCTATGACTTTGGCAGGGCGACTCTTACCCCCTTACCGGCCAACCACAGTATCGAAACAGCAGGCATACTCGTGGTGGGGAAAAAGAGCCTTGCCTACTTTACTGACACCTGTGGCCTGCCGGCGGAAACTTTGCAGCGGGTACAGGGTGTAGACATCCTGATCTGTGACGCCACTTTTCATGGTGAAAACTGGTATCCCCATAGCCACATGTCGGTAGAACAGGCCATTGCCCTGGGCCGCGCAACAGGGGCGGGGAAAACGATTCTCAGCCACCTTGCCATGCATTACAGCCAGGCGGTCACCGTGCGTCAACTGGAGCAAGAAATAGCTTCTTATCCCGGGGTTTCCCTGGCTTTTGACGGCCTGGAGCTAGAACTGTAGTCCATTTAAGGCCAACCACGCCTTTTGCGCCCAGGCCGGGTTGGCCAGCAGGGCCCGGCCGATGCCAACCAGATCGGCCCGCCCCTGCCGGATAACCATATCGGCAAACTGGGGCGTTTTAATGCCACCCGTCACTATAACCGGCACCCTGGCTACAGGTTTGATGGCAGCGGCCATATAGAGGAAGAAACCTTCCGGTCCCTGTTTCATATAGCCACCCAGTCCCCCAGAAAGGTCAATAACG belongs to Moorella humiferrea and includes:
- a CDS encoding MBL fold metallo-hydrolase, which encodes MAATFKLLGTGAGPGVPSFYCNCIACQEARENPRFSRTRSGAILDLGEKKILIDASPDLRHQLLREKIDELSCIFLTHWHYDHFGGLGEVEFYVRLVRHEPLTLYLPPSAVEEYQAAFPHLQDVLVPEPWQFGRCYDFGRATLTPLPANHSIETAGILVVGKKSLAYFTDTCGLPAETLQRVQGVDILICDATFHGENWYPHSHMSVEQAIALGRATGAGKTILSHLAMHYSQAVTVRQLEQEIASYPGVSLAFDGLELEL
- a CDS encoding radical SAM protein — translated: MEKRIIIRDILNKCLDGGIPTREEAIALVQVELDSEEFYSLCYVANKLSREHFGNKGDVVAQIGLDYAPCSRNCGFCSFGRDAGVVKERLEWDTDTVVKAALAMVEAGANGIYLMTTADYPFKKFIAIAAAVREAVEDDIPLIANIGDFNYEQAQKLKEVGFSAVYHALRLREGTDTGIPRTKREETIANARAVGLAVQVCLEPVGPEHTPEEMVEQMFWAREIGATFNGAMKRTAVPGTRLAGLGEISFRELARLIAVTRLVMGDRATAHCTHEPNLPALMAGANLIWAEAGPNPRDVLPDTAAGRGQSVRKCQEILFEAGYDLRQGATPSAYPAG